The following are encoded in a window of Coleofasciculus sp. FACHB-1120 genomic DNA:
- a CDS encoding chloride channel protein — protein MSATPLSDVLLSESSAPTSPASRLTKILNRLEPSPESVVLLLAVLIGTGTGMGVVTFHYLIELIHSLMLEGVMGIIGGWGAWTLACIPILGGLIVGLMRLAWPDFGPSISSLIAAAQGVRELLPLRPVTKMVAAAVSLGSGASLGPEGPSVEIGGNFGMLLGQVLQVSRERQQLLLGAGAAAGLAAGFNAPIAGVFFALEVVLGTTFATSAVSVVLLAAVVASLIAQIGLGAQPAFTLPVYEVRSPLELPLYLGLGVLASLVSLTYTQSIQLARRFFRGQIAGFEWLGKVPRSLCPVIGGACLGLVALQWPQILGIGYETIAAMLQDVDFPLGLLLALLAVKLIVTAISLGSGLVGGIFAPAMFLGASLGAAYGKILAAMLPAAPIQIAAAPAYAMVGMAAVLAGSARAPLTAILLMFELTRDYRIVLPLMAAVGLSIWLVERFNPAPTKGQNLQQLELNVEKDQQIEILQQMLVAEAMQVPGLMLSGSLSVLEAGLALTNGRCRSALVIDDAEQLIGIVTLQDINRAMSTARTPVTAPTETVETNNVLCNVSNNLTSHLAHQPVADICTTEILYANPDESVAEAIDRMAARGLHQLPVVDRDRPQQVLGVLEQEGIALAYSVAATRKTLRRYLPLNPVPKELNLPPLKQTV, from the coding sequence ATGAGCGCCACTCCATTGTCAGATGTGCTGTTGTCGGAATCATCCGCACCAACTTCTCCTGCTTCCCGTCTTACTAAAATTCTCAATCGACTCGAACCCTCACCCGAAAGCGTCGTCCTGCTGTTGGCTGTATTAATTGGTACCGGCACTGGGATGGGCGTTGTCACGTTTCACTATTTAATCGAACTCATCCACAGCTTGATGCTGGAAGGGGTGATGGGGATAATTGGAGGCTGGGGTGCCTGGACTTTAGCTTGTATTCCCATTTTGGGAGGATTAATCGTTGGTTTAATGCGTCTTGCTTGGCCCGATTTTGGGCCGAGTATTTCTTCGCTGATTGCCGCTGCCCAAGGCGTCCGAGAATTGCTACCCCTGCGGCCCGTCACCAAGATGGTTGCGGCGGCTGTTTCCCTTGGCAGTGGAGCCTCTTTAGGGCCAGAAGGACCGAGCGTGGAAATTGGCGGCAATTTTGGAATGCTGCTCGGTCAAGTGCTGCAAGTCTCTAGAGAAAGGCAGCAGTTACTCCTGGGTGCTGGAGCAGCGGCGGGTCTGGCGGCGGGTTTTAATGCCCCGATAGCCGGTGTTTTCTTCGCTTTAGAGGTAGTCTTGGGAACCACCTTTGCGACTTCAGCCGTGAGTGTCGTGTTGCTGGCAGCAGTTGTGGCGTCTTTGATTGCTCAGATTGGTTTGGGTGCCCAACCAGCTTTTACACTGCCTGTCTATGAAGTCCGCAGTCCTCTAGAATTACCGCTTTATCTGGGATTGGGGGTATTAGCGAGTTTGGTGTCGCTGACCTATACCCAGTCGATTCAACTGGCTCGTCGTTTCTTTCGCGGACAGATTGCCGGTTTTGAGTGGCTGGGAAAGGTACCGCGATCGCTTTGCCCGGTAATTGGCGGTGCCTGTTTGGGCTTGGTTGCTTTGCAGTGGCCCCAAATTCTGGGCATCGGTTACGAAACGATTGCTGCCATGCTTCAGGATGTGGATTTTCCGTTGGGGTTACTCCTCGCCTTGCTAGCGGTCAAGCTGATCGTGACGGCGATTAGTCTGGGTAGCGGTTTGGTGGGGGGTATCTTTGCCCCTGCTATGTTCCTCGGTGCTTCCTTGGGGGCAGCATATGGAAAAATTCTGGCAGCGATGCTCCCAGCCGCACCGATTCAGATTGCCGCAGCCCCAGCTTATGCGATGGTGGGAATGGCAGCCGTTCTGGCTGGCAGCGCCAGGGCACCCCTGACGGCGATCCTGTTAATGTTTGAGCTAACGCGCGACTACCGGATTGTTTTGCCACTGATGGCAGCAGTCGGGTTGAGTATCTGGCTGGTAGAGCGCTTCAATCCAGCGCCAACGAAAGGTCAAAATCTCCAACAGCTGGAACTCAATGTGGAGAAAGACCAGCAGATAGAAATTTTGCAACAGATGTTAGTTGCAGAAGCAATGCAAGTACCAGGTTTGATGCTAAGTGGTTCTTTATCAGTATTAGAGGCAGGTTTAGCTTTAACAAATGGTCGCTGCCGCAGCGCTTTAGTTATTGATGATGCCGAGCAGTTAATTGGCATCGTCACTTTACAGGATATTAATCGAGCGATGTCTACAGCTCGGACGCCAGTTACCGCTCCTACTGAAACCGTAGAAACAAACAACGTTCTTTGCAATGTCTCGAATAATTTAACCAGTCATCTGGCTCATCAGCCAGTTGCTGACATCTGTACAACTGAAATTCTGTATGCAAACCCTGATGAATCGGTAGCGGAAGCGATAGACCGGATGGCAGCACGCGGTCTCCACCAGTTACCCGTCGTTGACCGCGATCGCCCCCAACAAGTGTTAGGTGTGCTGGAGCAAGAGGGAATCGCTTTAGCTTATAGTGTCGCTGCCACGCGCAAGACACTGCGCCGCTATCTTCCCCTCAATCCGGTGCCGAAGGAGTTAAATTTACCACCCCTCAAGCAAACAGTTTAA
- the cbiB gene encoding adenosylcobinamide-phosphate synthase CbiB: protein MTLAAGKQPKAKKPVLLYRNCQRISSSFGVVNFQDLFAAVPIPHPSVLSLAIASLLDYIIGDPWGWPHPVRVMGGLISRYSQMTFGLFSHPLMLRWAGVFLGIGLITGSYWMGWLIVQAANWVHPFLGIVIESILLASCFAGRSLRAAAEDVLQPLNENDLVRARSKLSQYVGRDTENLQKTEILRAVLETVTENATDGVMAPLFYAIIGTFLPILGTVPLALAYKAASTLDSMVGYREAPYTDLGWFSAKLEDILTWLPCRFTVITLALLSRKPGYVWRICQRDATKDPSPNSGWSECAYAAILGVQVGGTNWYRGVAKHKALLGDDLQPINAECIQRALQLTRYNFLIWLGIAIAILLLLEFRSGRSLGINWMTF, encoded by the coding sequence ATGACGCTCGCAGCTGGCAAGCAGCCCAAGGCGAAGAAACCAGTTTTGTTGTATAGAAACTGTCAGCGAATCTCTAGCAGCTTTGGTGTTGTGAATTTCCAAGATTTATTTGCCGCGGTTCCGATCCCTCACCCCTCAGTCTTATCATTAGCGATCGCTTCTCTTTTGGATTACATCATCGGTGATCCGTGGGGTTGGCCTCACCCAGTCCGAGTCATGGGCGGACTAATTTCTCGCTACAGCCAGATGACTTTCGGATTATTTAGTCATCCTCTTATGCTCCGATGGGCTGGAGTATTTTTGGGAATTGGACTGATAACTGGTAGCTACTGGATGGGGTGGCTAATCGTTCAAGCAGCGAACTGGGTGCATCCTTTTTTAGGAATTGTCATAGAAAGTATTTTACTCGCCAGTTGTTTCGCCGGTCGAAGTTTAAGAGCTGCCGCTGAAGATGTCTTGCAACCCCTCAATGAGAACGATCTTGTCAGAGCGCGTTCTAAGTTAAGCCAATATGTAGGGCGTGATACTGAAAATCTTCAAAAAACAGAAATTCTTCGGGCTGTTTTGGAAACTGTCACAGAAAATGCTACCGATGGAGTGATGGCACCCCTTTTTTATGCGATTATCGGGACATTTTTACCTATACTCGGAACGGTTCCTCTCGCCCTTGCCTACAAAGCCGCCAGTACCTTAGATTCAATGGTCGGTTATCGAGAAGCACCCTACACCGATTTGGGTTGGTTTAGTGCCAAATTAGAAGATATCTTGACTTGGTTGCCCTGCCGATTCACGGTGATTACTCTGGCTTTACTATCTAGAAAACCTGGGTATGTTTGGAGGATTTGTCAACGCGATGCGACGAAAGATCCTAGTCCCAACTCTGGCTGGAGTGAGTGCGCCTATGCGGCAATTTTGGGCGTTCAGGTGGGGGGAACAAATTGGTATCGTGGCGTTGCCAAACACAAAGCCTTACTGGGAGATGACCTCCAGCCGATTAATGCAGAATGCATTCAACGAGCCTTGCAGTTAACGCGATATAATTTTTTGATTTGGTTGGGGATAGCGATCGCCATCTTGCTGTTGTTGGAGTTTAGAAGCGGGCGATCGCTCGGAATCAACTGGATGACTTTTTAA
- a CDS encoding recombinase family protein yields the protein MKIIAYSYTDPLLEVAPDPLIWGWEIDSIYQDLGERQQLRQLLEDCKEEPANYLLIRRLAELGDSVEEVCDRILDLESLGIQMITTESVAYHQTPLQLLQEIQSRQRSDRIRQGHAQRRLKASPAPGKAPYGYRRGKDRYILDRSAAPVVKDFFEQFLLYGSLRGAVRYLEKKYGKKISASTGQRWLTNPVYRGDTAYKNGEILSDTHAAIVTREEAAQIDRLLRRNRRLPPRTASANRSLAGLVVCGECQSPMTITRVTASRKQGEYLYLRPTKCFKQPKCKAISYQEVLEQTIERICQDLPRAVAAMNAPNMDGIKGTITHEIAAKQDILAQLPTLIENGILDSETAQLRAYKLRTEIAQLQSRIASLPPVDLQAIAQAVSISQFWLDLSESERRFYFREFIRQIEINRQDSSWEIELVFIF from the coding sequence ATGAAAATCATTGCATATTCCTACACTGACCCGTTACTTGAAGTTGCGCCCGATCCCTTAATTTGGGGTTGGGAAATAGATAGTATTTATCAAGATTTGGGGGAACGTCAACAATTACGTCAGCTTTTAGAAGATTGTAAAGAAGAACCCGCTAATTATTTATTAATCCGACGACTGGCAGAACTGGGAGACTCGGTGGAAGAAGTATGCGATCGCATCCTGGATCTCGAATCCCTCGGCATTCAAATGATTACTACTGAGTCAGTCGCGTATCATCAGACACCCTTGCAACTCCTGCAAGAAATTCAGAGTCGGCAGCGCAGCGATCGCATCCGTCAAGGACACGCTCAGCGGCGGCTCAAAGCGTCACCAGCACCTGGAAAAGCCCCTTACGGCTACCGACGAGGTAAAGACCGCTATATCCTAGACCGCAGCGCCGCGCCGGTCGTCAAAGATTTTTTTGAACAATTTCTGCTGTATGGTTCTTTACGCGGTGCGGTGCGCTATTTAGAAAAAAAATATGGCAAGAAAATTTCCGCGTCTACTGGACAACGCTGGCTAACGAACCCAGTCTATCGCGGTGACACTGCATATAAAAATGGTGAGATTCTCTCTGACACTCATGCTGCCATCGTAACTAGGGAAGAAGCCGCGCAAATTGACCGCTTGCTGCGCCGTAACCGCCGTTTGCCTCCTCGCACTGCTAGTGCAAATCGTTCTCTAGCGGGATTAGTGGTTTGTGGGGAGTGCCAGTCGCCAATGACGATTACCCGCGTCACCGCTTCCCGCAAACAGGGAGAATATCTTTATCTGCGCCCAACCAAGTGCTTTAAACAGCCCAAATGTAAGGCTATTTCTTATCAGGAAGTATTAGAGCAAACGATTGAGAGAATCTGCCAAGATTTACCCCGTGCAGTAGCGGCGATGAATGCTCCTAATATGGATGGAATTAAGGGCACGATTACCCATGAAATCGCCGCTAAGCAAGATATCTTAGCTCAGTTACCGACGCTTATAGAGAATGGCATTCTAGATTCAGAAACTGCCCAGTTACGCGCCTACAAGCTACGCACAGAAATTGCTCAATTGCAATCGCGGATAGCGAGTCTGCCACCAGTAGATTTACAAGCGATCGCGCAGGCTGTATCTATCTCCCAATTTTGGTTAGATTTGTCAGAATCGGAGCGACGATTCTACTTTCGAGAATTTATTCGTCAGATCGAGATTAACCGCCAGGATTCATCTTGGGAGATCGAGCTAGTTTTTATCTTTTAG
- a CDS encoding AbrB family transcriptional regulator, whose amino-acid sequence MNKKKKIDPLTGEALVKKVKELENLSKEEKARACGYYTVTKSGVERVNMMKFLNALIDAEGIELDGKQNGNGRGGRSASYKISVQSNGNLLIGSAYTKQMGLRAGDEFEISLGRKHIHLRQLDREEGAEDEELEEAS is encoded by the coding sequence ATGAATAAAAAGAAAAAGATCGATCCCCTAACTGGGGAAGCGCTAGTCAAGAAAGTTAAAGAGCTAGAAAACCTCAGCAAAGAAGAAAAGGCTAGAGCCTGCGGTTACTACACTGTTACCAAAAGCGGTGTAGAGCGGGTGAATATGATGAAGTTCCTGAATGCTCTCATTGATGCTGAAGGAATTGAGTTAGACGGCAAACAAAATGGGAACGGGCGTGGCGGTCGAAGTGCCAGCTATAAAATCAGCGTGCAATCGAACGGCAACTTATTGATTGGTTCTGCCTACACCAAACAAATGGGTCTAAGGGCAGGGGATGAGTTTGAAATCTCTCTGGGACGGAAGCACATTCATCTGCGACAACTGGATAGAGAAGAAGGCGCTGAAGACGAAGAACTGGAAGAAGCATCCTAA
- a CDS encoding glycosyltransferase family 39 protein yields the protein MDRQTFAWGRSKKKIGGSDKWTERLWILGLFLAAILLFGINLGVLPLRDWDEGTVAQVAREIWQAKFDSLRWLYPTLGGTEYLNKPPLMHLLIAGAYAIGGVNEWTTRLPGALLSAACVPLLYGIGRELFRRRLPALFSALIYLTLLPVVRHGRLAMLDGAVLCFFLFMMWCVLRSRRNLRYALGAGVGFGLICLTKGMMGLLLLNIALVFLAWDTPRLLTSLYFWIGLLLGSVPVAAWYGAQFLHYGQTFVDTGIFSQSLQRIWAPVENHAGPPWYYLLEILKYGWPWLFLLPQGLRLAWENRNMSWAKLVLVWMGVYLVAISVMGTKLPWYVLPIYPAVALVGGAQLAEVWNAPTQKSYPRSWVPLLTVMGLVALSGSFYFAAFGPQPNWNLQLVFASAALTLLITAVLIYQKDLQFIPLLFWGTYVTLLIFMTSPHWIWELAEAYPVKPVAAMIKRKTPINKPIYTSYDHGRPSLNFYSDRQVIPATDAELQQRWKGDAQPYFLLDQPTFKQLNLKPVKSLNQAEGWLLITKPAAVKPVKSQKPQIKK from the coding sequence ATGGATCGTCAAACTTTTGCGTGGGGTCGTTCAAAAAAGAAGATAGGAGGATCTGACAAATGGACGGAAAGGCTGTGGATCTTAGGGTTATTCCTAGCGGCTATCCTGCTATTTGGAATCAATCTGGGCGTACTGCCTTTACGGGATTGGGATGAAGGAACAGTTGCTCAGGTTGCTCGTGAGATTTGGCAGGCAAAGTTTGATTCTTTGAGATGGCTGTATCCGACGTTGGGAGGTACAGAGTATCTAAATAAACCGCCTTTAATGCATCTGCTGATTGCCGGTGCCTATGCAATTGGGGGTGTAAATGAGTGGACAACGCGCCTACCTGGGGCGCTGTTGAGTGCCGCTTGTGTGCCGCTTTTGTATGGCATTGGGCGGGAACTATTCCGGCGACGCCTTCCAGCTCTTTTCTCGGCTTTGATTTACTTGACGTTATTGCCCGTTGTGCGTCATGGGCGTCTGGCGATGCTGGATGGGGCAGTGTTGTGCTTTTTCCTGTTCATGATGTGGTGCGTGTTGCGATCGCGTCGAAACTTGCGCTACGCTCTCGGTGCCGGTGTGGGGTTTGGGTTGATTTGCCTGACCAAAGGCATGATGGGATTATTGCTTTTAAATATCGCTCTGGTGTTTTTAGCCTGGGATACTCCCAGACTTTTGACTTCCCTCTATTTCTGGATTGGTTTGCTCTTGGGCAGTGTGCCGGTTGCTGCTTGGTATGGTGCCCAATTTCTCCACTACGGGCAAACCTTCGTGGATACCGGCATTTTTAGTCAATCCTTGCAGCGGATTTGGGCACCTGTTGAGAATCACGCGGGTCCCCCCTGGTACTATCTGTTGGAAATTTTAAAGTACGGCTGGCCCTGGTTATTCTTGTTACCCCAAGGATTGCGCCTTGCTTGGGAAAATCGCAATATGAGCTGGGCAAAACTGGTACTGGTGTGGATGGGTGTTTATCTAGTAGCCATTTCGGTAATGGGAACCAAACTTCCCTGGTATGTGCTGCCGATTTACCCAGCAGTGGCTTTAGTAGGAGGTGCCCAGCTAGCTGAAGTTTGGAATGCTCCGACTCAGAAATCCTATCCCCGCTCTTGGGTACCGCTTTTGACAGTCATGGGTTTAGTGGCGCTAAGCGGTAGTTTTTATTTTGCTGCATTTGGTCCCCAACCGAACTGGAATTTGCAATTGGTGTTTGCATCGGCTGCTTTGACTTTATTGATAACGGCAGTTTTGATTTATCAAAAAGACCTGCAATTTATTCCACTGCTCTTTTGGGGTACGTATGTAACGCTGCTGATATTCATGACATCGCCACACTGGATTTGGGAACTCGCAGAAGCTTATCCGGTTAAACCCGTTGCCGCAATGATTAAGCGCAAAACTCCCATCAATAAGCCAATCTACACATCCTACGATCATGGTCGTCCTTCTCTGAATTTTTATAGCGATCGCCAAGTCATCCCCGCAACGGATGCCGAACTCCAGCAACGTTGGAAAGGTGATGCTCAACCTTATTTTTTACTTGACCAACCCACCTTCAAGCAGCTGAATTTAAAGCCGGTGAAATCGCTTAATCAGGCTGAGGGTTGGTTGCTAATTACTAAACCGGCAGCCGTCAAACCAGTGAAGAGTCAGAAGCCACAGATTAAGAAGTAG
- a CDS encoding Rrf2 family transcriptional regulator, whose product MKLTTRGHYSVKALLDLSLQPGYGPTSVKAIATRQDLPAPYLEKLLIELRRSGLVQSVRGAHGGYQLSRAPAQISLGQILEAVGETIEPLPRHTPDAELAEDWVTFTLWHRLHQKLKEALYSITLADLYYDARSWQAAQGEETSFVV is encoded by the coding sequence ATGAAGCTGACAACCCGTGGACACTACAGTGTTAAAGCGCTGCTGGATTTGAGTTTACAACCTGGGTATGGACCGACTTCAGTAAAAGCGATCGCAACTCGGCAAGACTTACCTGCACCCTATCTGGAAAAATTGTTGATAGAGTTGCGTCGATCCGGGTTAGTTCAATCAGTTCGAGGTGCCCACGGGGGATATCAACTGTCCCGCGCCCCGGCACAAATTTCCCTGGGACAAATATTAGAAGCAGTCGGTGAAACGATTGAACCCCTACCTCGTCATACCCCAGACGCAGAGCTTGCTGAGGATTGGGTAACGTTTACACTTTGGCACCGATTGCATCAAAAACTTAAAGAAGCGCTGTACAGTATTACACTGGCAGACCTTTACTATGACGCTCGCAGCTGGCAAGCAGCCCAAGGCGAAGAAACCAGTTTTGTTGTATAG